One Luteolibacter yonseiensis genomic window carries:
- a CDS encoding GNAT family N-acetyltransferase, which translates to MAEIHIRPLTPGDVPAASLLLATLNPDTPEHVIRQRLGTILTDHPHYHLLGAFSDESLAGVAGAWVATKIWCGRYLEIDNLVVSEKHRSSGIGSQLIARLEALALELDCNVLTLDSYVSNPASHRLYHRLGFEIWGFHFIKPIGDWKGRES; encoded by the coding sequence ATGGCAGAAATCCACATCCGTCCGCTCACTCCCGGCGACGTGCCCGCCGCCTCGCTCCTGCTCGCGACTCTCAATCCGGACACCCCGGAGCACGTCATCCGGCAGCGGCTTGGCACGATTTTGACGGATCACCCCCACTATCATCTCCTCGGCGCGTTTTCGGATGAAAGCCTCGCGGGCGTCGCAGGAGCATGGGTCGCCACCAAAATCTGGTGCGGGCGCTATCTGGAAATCGACAACCTCGTTGTCTCGGAAAAACACCGGTCATCCGGCATCGGCAGCCAGCTCATCGCCCGGTTGGAAGCTCTTGCCCTTGAGCTGGATTGCAACGTTCTCACCCTCGACAGTTATGTTTCCAACCCCGCATCGCACCGCCTCTATCATCGGTTGGGATTTGAGATCTGGGGATTCCATTTCATCAAGCCGATCGGTGACTGGAAGGGGCGGGAAAGTTGA
- a CDS encoding DUF6922 domain-containing protein, which yields MTSLSDHLFWDVDRSSIDPEQHAAWLVKRVLEYGRWADWQLLVSHYGKPRLAELATGLRSLQPRAFAFCCAWFDLPSSSFRCSTSTPFP from the coding sequence ATGACCTCGCTGTCAGACCATCTTTTCTGGGATGTGGACCGCTCTTCCATCGACCCGGAACAACACGCCGCCTGGCTGGTGAAGCGGGTGTTGGAGTATGGTCGCTGGGCGGATTGGCAACTGCTCGTCTCGCATTACGGCAAGCCCCGCCTCGCGGAACTGGCCACCGGCTTACGCAGTCTCCAGCCCCGGGCTTTCGCGTTTTGTTGCGCTTGGTTCGATCTTCCTTCTTCCTCATTCCGATGCTCCACTTCGACGCCGTTCCCGTAG
- a CDS encoding argininosuccinate synthase, whose translation MKIVVAYSGGLDTSVLLLWLKAKYNAEIIAYCADVGQGDELDGLEAKALSTGASKCYIGDLKEDFAANYIFPMIQAGAIYEGRYLLGTSIARPCITHDMIKIALAEGADAIAHGATGKGNDQVRFELSAAALAPNVKCIAPWRDAEFRKEFPGRAEMIAYAEANNIPIKASMKKPYSMDRNLLHISFEAGAMEDPWYDATTPADTDMYVLSVSPEDAPDKAEYIEILFEKGNAIGLRHENLDAILTELGDVKSTGTQDGYALLSPYGVMRVLNLLGGRNGIGRVDIVENRFVGMKSRGIYETPGGTILLAAHRDLETLVVDRESMHIRDSLIPKYAQLVYNGFWFAPERVAIQALVTETQKTVTGEVRLKLYKGNVMQAGRRSPYSMYSEAVATMEGGQEEAYNQDDATGFIALNALRLKATARQGL comes from the coding sequence ATGAAAATCGTCGTCGCCTATTCCGGTGGTCTTGATACCTCCGTCCTTCTTCTCTGGCTCAAGGCCAAGTACAATGCCGAGATCATCGCCTACTGTGCCGACGTCGGCCAGGGGGACGAGCTCGACGGCCTGGAAGCCAAGGCTCTCAGCACCGGTGCGTCCAAGTGCTACATCGGTGATCTCAAGGAAGATTTCGCCGCGAACTACATTTTCCCGATGATCCAGGCGGGCGCGATTTATGAAGGCCGCTACCTGCTCGGCACCTCCATCGCCCGTCCCTGCATCACGCACGACATGATCAAGATCGCCCTTGCGGAAGGTGCGGACGCCATCGCCCACGGAGCCACCGGCAAGGGCAACGACCAGGTGCGGTTCGAACTCTCCGCCGCCGCTCTCGCGCCGAACGTCAAGTGCATCGCCCCATGGCGCGACGCCGAGTTCCGTAAGGAATTCCCCGGCCGTGCCGAGATGATCGCCTACGCCGAGGCGAACAACATCCCGATCAAGGCTTCCATGAAGAAGCCCTACTCGATGGACCGCAACCTCCTGCACATCTCCTTCGAGGCCGGTGCCATGGAAGACCCATGGTATGACGCCACCACCCCTGCGGATACCGACATGTATGTGCTCTCCGTTTCCCCGGAGGACGCGCCGGACAAGGCGGAATACATCGAAATCCTGTTCGAGAAGGGCAACGCCATCGGCCTCAGACACGAGAACCTCGACGCCATCCTCACCGAACTCGGCGATGTGAAATCCACCGGCACCCAGGACGGCTACGCACTCCTCTCGCCATATGGCGTGATGCGCGTGCTGAACCTGCTCGGCGGACGCAACGGCATCGGCCGGGTGGACATCGTGGAAAACCGCTTCGTCGGCATGAAGTCGCGCGGCATCTACGAAACCCCCGGCGGCACCATTCTCCTCGCGGCCCATCGCGATCTGGAAACCCTCGTGGTGGACCGCGAGTCCATGCACATCCGCGACAGCCTCATCCCGAAATACGCGCAACTCGTCTACAACGGCTTCTGGTTCGCACCGGAGCGCGTGGCGATCCAGGCGCTCGTCACCGAGACGCAGAAGACCGTGACCGGCGAAGTCCGCCTCAAACTCTACAAGGGCAACGTCATGCAGGCAGGCCGCCGCAGCCCTTACAGCATGTATTCCGAAGCCGTCGCCACCATGGAAGGCGGGCAGGAGGAGGCCTACAACCAGGACGACGCCACCGGCTTCATCGCCCTGAACGCGCTGCGCCTCAAGGCCACCGCGCGCCAGGGTCTCTGA
- a CDS encoding nucleotidyl transferase AbiEii/AbiGii toxin family protein — MLHFDAVPVALADLLKHLISLDALQDFALGGGTSLALRFGHRWSVDLDFFTTREFDPEVLFEDLELDHATVTGRARNTLTLDAGGVKLDLLRHAYPVIQPVEVIDGVRLISLPDIAAMKLNALANRGSKKDFYDLAELLEHHTLPQMLDFFSRKYRSSDPFTVIRSLAWFEDAELEPAPVALNGRDWAGVKNTARKAVGGL; from the coding sequence ATGCTCCACTTCGACGCCGTTCCCGTAGCTTTGGCTGACTTGTTGAAGCATCTCATCTCATTGGATGCGTTGCAGGACTTCGCGCTTGGAGGAGGCACTTCGCTGGCCCTGCGTTTCGGGCATCGCTGGTCCGTGGATTTGGATTTCTTCACCACCCGTGAATTCGACCCGGAAGTGCTGTTTGAAGATCTGGAACTTGATCATGCCACTGTCACCGGGCGGGCGCGGAACACTCTCACCCTGGATGCGGGAGGAGTGAAACTCGACCTGCTCCGGCATGCATACCCTGTGATCCAGCCTGTGGAGGTGATCGACGGCGTCCGCCTGATTTCCCTGCCTGACATCGCGGCAATGAAACTCAATGCACTCGCCAACCGTGGATCAAAAAAGGATTTTTATGATCTCGCCGAATTGTTGGAGCACCACACGCTTCCGCAGATGTTGGACTTTTTCTCCCGGAAATACCGGTCATCCGATCCTTTCACGGTCATCCGGAGTCTGGCTTGGTTCGAAGATGCCGAGCTTGAGCCGGCACCCGTTGCCTTGAACGGCCGCGATTGGGCAGGTGTGAAGAATACCGCCCGAAAGGCTGTTGGCGGGCTTTGA
- a CDS encoding serine/threonine protein kinase, with product MGNRQNNRAGAFSWLRHGLKFFNIWQFDIMEERYEIRGKIGQGGLGAVYKGYDTRMNREVAIKRISVTSDDPALQEESTRQLIKEAGALASLQHPHIVTIYDVGSDADGPYVVMELINGKTLDELIERAPLTWPDFRELAIQTMEALIAAQELDLIHSDIKPSNLMLTWLPSGKFQMKIVDFGLATLTQSQTKEELEELEAVFGSIFFMAPEQFERVPIDARVDIYAMGCVYYQALTGTYPFRGETGNEVMVAHLHHTVIPLQDIRQGIPKWACDWIMWMINRMPDDRPASAREALQVFLQNDKNPSPTVSLGRAVPVVPAGPRPRMSGSAAPTAKAITPGRPILDPRMQPPGYVSPAPEPEPIPEPPPTTTAPQPLLPPEGSKPSIHTGPHEIPEVVSTPTVPLNPTGRIMPTVTRTVIIPQKKSNKGAKIAGTLLLLVIFGVLAMLLKQRLAENKLEQRYPNLIVEAGKSEVKELPVSGAEYSRFLKDAADAGTDDKRQAYFQALLKAKANDGTDIDAATSDFIIKTTQILPEVRELMIRSVLSKRVTPASVPGLTEFARSTKDTKSAIAIFEVTRSVTDDKQFEAYLSIARYHNDANFRKAAEESAISVIKKSNNRSALLSQAAEAEREETDSKIKESMKRIQAGG from the coding sequence ATGGGTAATAGGCAAAACAACCGCGCCGGGGCGTTTTCGTGGTTGCGGCATGGTTTGAAATTTTTCAATATCTGGCAATTCGACATCATGGAAGAACGTTACGAAATCCGCGGGAAAATCGGGCAAGGCGGTCTGGGTGCGGTTTACAAGGGATACGACACGCGGATGAACCGCGAAGTCGCGATCAAGCGGATTTCTGTCACGAGTGATGACCCGGCCTTGCAGGAGGAATCCACCCGCCAGCTCATCAAGGAAGCGGGCGCGCTGGCGTCATTACAACATCCACACATCGTGACGATCTACGATGTCGGCTCCGATGCCGACGGACCCTATGTGGTGATGGAACTCATCAATGGCAAGACGCTGGACGAGCTCATCGAACGCGCGCCGCTGACATGGCCGGACTTCCGCGAGCTGGCGATCCAGACGATGGAGGCGTTGATCGCCGCACAGGAGCTGGACCTGATCCACAGCGACATCAAGCCGTCCAACCTGATGCTGACGTGGCTGCCGTCGGGAAAATTCCAGATGAAAATCGTGGATTTCGGGCTGGCAACCCTCACCCAATCGCAGACGAAGGAAGAATTGGAAGAGCTGGAGGCGGTGTTCGGCTCCATCTTTTTCATGGCTCCGGAACAGTTCGAGCGGGTGCCTATCGATGCCCGGGTGGACATCTACGCGATGGGTTGCGTATACTACCAGGCACTGACGGGGACCTATCCGTTCCGGGGGGAAACGGGGAATGAAGTGATGGTTGCCCATCTCCACCACACCGTCATCCCCCTGCAGGACATCCGCCAGGGCATCCCGAAATGGGCTTGTGACTGGATCATGTGGATGATCAACCGCATGCCCGACGACCGCCCCGCATCCGCCCGGGAAGCCCTTCAGGTTTTCCTGCAGAACGACAAGAATCCCTCACCCACCGTAAGCCTCGGCCGGGCGGTTCCGGTTGTCCCGGCAGGCCCGCGCCCCCGCATGAGCGGATCGGCCGCACCCACCGCCAAAGCCATCACACCCGGCCGGCCCATCCTTGATCCGAGGATGCAGCCGCCAGGCTATGTCTCCCCCGCTCCCGAGCCGGAGCCCATTCCCGAACCACCGCCGACGACCACCGCGCCACAGCCGCTGCTGCCCCCGGAAGGCTCCAAGCCAAGCATCCATACCGGCCCGCATGAGATTCCCGAGGTGGTGTCCACTCCCACGGTTCCATTGAATCCCACCGGACGCATCATGCCGACGGTCACCCGCACGGTCATCATTCCCCAGAAGAAATCAAACAAGGGAGCGAAGATCGCAGGCACGCTGTTGTTGCTCGTGATCTTCGGCGTACTGGCCATGCTTTTGAAGCAACGGCTCGCGGAAAACAAGCTGGAGCAACGCTACCCGAACCTCATCGTCGAGGCAGGAAAAAGCGAGGTCAAGGAGCTGCCCGTATCTGGCGCGGAATACAGCCGCTTCCTCAAGGATGCGGCGGATGCGGGTACGGATGACAAGCGCCAGGCCTATTTCCAGGCCCTGCTGAAAGCCAAGGCCAACGACGGCACCGACATTGATGCGGCGACCTCGGATTTCATCATCAAAACCACACAGATTCTTCCGGAGGTCCGCGAGCTGATGATCCGCTCGGTGCTGTCGAAACGCGTCACTCCGGCGTCCGTGCCCGGCCTCACCGAATTCGCCCGCAGCACGAAGGACACCAAATCCGCGATCGCGATCTTCGAGGTCACCCGCAGCGTAACGGATGACAAGCAGTTCGAGGCCTACCTCAGCATCGCCCGCTATCACAACGATGCGAATTTCCGCAAGGCGGCGGAGGAATCCGCCATCAGCGTGATCAAGAAAAGCAACAACCGGTCCGCGCTTCTAAGTCAGGCCGCGGAGGCGGAAAGGGAGGAAACGGATTCCAAGATCAAGGAGTCGATGAAGCGGATCCAGGCTGGCGGCTGA
- a CDS encoding M16 family metallopeptidase, which yields MQKATPLVLVLLLAATATYLSVRPKKAVLTDPPPVAQAEASAPAPDLSKPQPTAKTDTAVAKVAPKPWPQASSDIAPDAAATFGTLENGMRYIIYPNAEPPKRVSLRLHISAGSLMEANDQRGIAHFLEHMVFNGSKNYTAAELIPKMQRLGIQFGAHANAYTSFDETVYMLDLPDLSADTLNLGFTVMRDFGDGALLTADEIDKERGVILSEKVSRDSVSFRLMEQQFAAILPDSLVTNRFPIGTEEVIKAAPRDRFLDLYTRFYTPERMTFIVVGDIDPKEIQTRVEATFSSMTNPSAAGKNPELGAIKQPEGIKASVFADKEVSSTDVSLTLVRPYTPKPDTAAVRAERMTLGIAHSILSRRFERLSKIEGSAIATGSASENVLFNYAEIGSIDITAADDRWQEVVPLLEQEFRRALEYGFTAAELAEAKSNLLNAYEQQVKQKATRKSEGIATVLARSINDDSVFSDPVTDLEIARKALDSIDLAACHDSFKKFWDATGHHLILTTKEKPENSDKELVSLFEESRGKPVEAPAARELTPFGYTNFGKPGTITSRKEVKDLGITQLVLSNQIRVNLKPTDFEKGRIRLLARIGSGKLTQPKDTPMLDAFATAVFEGGGLGKHSNDDLQQILAGRNVDTALSIGEDAFTLGGSTTPADFTTQVQLMCASLTDPGYRDEGLWQFQKAIPMIYQQLKHTPAGPQQEMDAWLHGGDSRFSVATEKQLAAYTIADAKKWLAPELAKGYLELSIVGDFEIEKITPDLLASFGALPPRAATPAALADMRKIRFPNAPGVKTFTYDSKIPQGVASTLWKTDGLRGNQPEFRRLNILGEIYGDRLREEIREKLGASYSPNAGADGSDAFEGFGYVIGQSVGKPEDLDLLLKTMRELADTFATQGATDDELDRALKPTLGQLDKSLRDNSYWLGTVMSQSQADPKRLELARGREADYRSITLKEINALAKKYLRAENALLISIKPAE from the coding sequence ATGCAGAAGGCCACGCCGCTCGTTCTCGTCCTTTTACTCGCCGCCACCGCGACCTACCTCTCGGTCCGCCCGAAGAAGGCGGTTCTCACCGACCCGCCGCCGGTGGCGCAAGCCGAAGCTTCCGCCCCCGCACCGGATTTGAGCAAGCCCCAACCCACGGCGAAGACGGATACCGCCGTTGCGAAGGTCGCTCCGAAACCCTGGCCCCAGGCGTCCTCGGACATCGCCCCGGATGCCGCCGCCACGTTCGGCACGCTGGAGAACGGCATGCGCTACATCATTTATCCGAATGCCGAACCGCCCAAGCGCGTCTCGCTGCGGCTCCACATTTCGGCGGGATCGCTCATGGAGGCGAACGACCAGCGGGGCATCGCCCACTTCCTCGAGCATATGGTCTTCAATGGTTCGAAAAACTACACCGCAGCCGAGCTGATCCCGAAGATGCAGCGCCTCGGCATCCAGTTCGGCGCCCACGCGAACGCCTACACCTCCTTCGACGAGACGGTTTACATGCTTGATCTGCCGGACCTCTCGGCGGACACGCTGAACCTGGGCTTCACCGTGATGCGGGATTTCGGTGACGGTGCTCTTCTCACCGCCGATGAAATCGACAAGGAGCGCGGCGTCATCCTGTCTGAAAAAGTCAGCCGCGATTCCGTGAGCTTCCGCCTCATGGAACAGCAGTTCGCAGCGATCCTGCCGGACTCGCTTGTCACGAACCGCTTCCCCATCGGGACGGAAGAGGTCATCAAGGCGGCCCCGCGTGACCGATTCCTCGACCTCTATACGCGCTTCTACACTCCCGAGCGCATGACTTTCATCGTTGTCGGCGACATTGATCCCAAGGAGATCCAAACCCGGGTCGAGGCCACGTTTTCCTCGATGACTAATCCCTCCGCCGCCGGGAAAAACCCGGAACTCGGCGCGATCAAGCAACCCGAGGGCATCAAGGCGTCCGTCTTCGCCGACAAGGAGGTCTCCTCGACCGATGTCTCGCTCACGCTCGTCCGCCCGTACACCCCCAAGCCGGACACGGCCGCGGTGCGGGCGGAGCGCATGACGCTGGGCATCGCCCATTCCATTCTCAGCCGTCGTTTCGAGAGGCTTTCCAAAATCGAAGGCTCCGCCATCGCAACCGGTTCAGCCTCCGAAAACGTGCTCTTCAATTATGCCGAGATCGGTTCCATCGACATCACCGCCGCGGACGACCGCTGGCAGGAAGTGGTTCCGCTTCTGGAGCAGGAATTCCGCCGCGCCCTCGAATACGGATTCACCGCCGCCGAACTCGCCGAGGCGAAGTCGAACCTCCTCAATGCCTATGAACAACAGGTGAAACAAAAGGCCACCCGCAAGTCGGAAGGCATCGCCACCGTGCTCGCCCGTTCCATCAATGACGATTCCGTTTTCTCGGATCCTGTGACGGATCTGGAAATCGCCAGGAAAGCCCTCGACTCCATCGATCTCGCCGCCTGCCACGACTCGTTCAAGAAATTCTGGGATGCGACCGGCCACCACCTCATTCTCACCACCAAGGAAAAGCCGGAGAACTCGGACAAAGAGCTCGTCTCGCTGTTTGAGGAATCCCGTGGCAAACCGGTGGAGGCTCCGGCAGCCCGTGAGCTGACTCCCTTCGGATACACGAATTTCGGCAAGCCCGGCACGATCACCTCCCGCAAGGAAGTGAAGGATCTGGGCATCACCCAGCTTGTGCTTTCCAACCAGATCCGGGTGAACCTGAAGCCTACGGATTTTGAAAAAGGCAGGATCCGCCTGCTCGCCCGCATCGGCTCCGGCAAGCTCACCCAGCCCAAGGACACCCCGATGTTGGACGCTTTCGCCACCGCCGTCTTCGAGGGCGGCGGCCTCGGCAAACACTCGAACGATGATCTCCAACAAATCCTCGCCGGCAGGAACGTCGACACCGCCCTCTCCATCGGAGAAGACGCTTTCACTCTCGGAGGTTCCACCACCCCGGCGGACTTCACCACCCAGGTCCAGCTCATGTGCGCCTCCCTGACCGATCCGGGCTACCGCGACGAAGGGCTCTGGCAGTTCCAGAAGGCCATCCCCATGATCTACCAACAGCTCAAACACACTCCCGCCGGTCCTCAGCAGGAGATGGATGCCTGGCTTCATGGTGGCGACTCCCGGTTTTCGGTGGCCACCGAAAAGCAGCTCGCGGCCTACACCATCGCGGACGCGAAAAAGTGGCTCGCTCCGGAACTCGCCAAGGGTTACCTCGAACTCTCCATCGTGGGAGATTTCGAAATCGAAAAAATCACGCCGGACCTGCTTGCCTCCTTCGGCGCGCTTCCTCCCCGCGCTGCGACACCCGCCGCTCTCGCGGACATGCGCAAGATCCGGTTTCCGAACGCACCGGGAGTCAAAACCTTCACCTACGACTCCAAGATTCCCCAAGGAGTCGCCTCCACCTTGTGGAAAACCGACGGCTTGCGTGGGAATCAACCGGAATTCCGCCGGCTGAACATCCTCGGAGAAATCTATGGCGATCGTCTGCGGGAGGAAATCCGTGAAAAGCTCGGAGCCTCCTACAGTCCGAACGCTGGCGCGGATGGATCGGACGCCTTCGAGGGCTTCGGCTATGTCATCGGTCAAAGCGTCGGCAAGCCCGAAGACCTCGACCTCCTTCTCAAGACCATGCGCGAGCTCGCCGATACCTTCGCCACCCAGGGTGCCACCGACGACGAGCTCGACCGCGCGCTCAAACCCACTCTCGGGCAGTTGGATAAATCCCTGCGCGACAACAGTTACTGGCTCGGCACCGTCATGAGCCAGTCCCAAGCGGATCCCAAACGCCTCGAACTCGCCCGCGGACGGGAGGCTGACTACCGCTCCATCACGCTGAAGGAAATCAACGCGCTCGCGAAAAAATACCTCCGTGCGGAAAACGCCCTGCTCATCTCCATCAAGCCTGCGGAATAA
- a CDS encoding HAD family hydrolase has product MLAAIVHYHLDPGGVTTVIRGASDALSAANIPHVILTGGRSDHPRHVRVSGLEYLSEPGCQTASHLTADLLRAATQALGAPPDVWHFHNHSLGKNALLPAVIAQLAAGGERIILQIHDLAEQGRPDNYPVIADRSDLYPVSPCIRYAFLNHRDLAVFTSAGLPPENASLLPNPVAAGGKNPDSDNSGQALLFSPVRGIRRKNLGELVLLAALAPAGTRVAVSRAPANPIALPIHDTWRKFAEKHRLPIGFDVVDRFTPVAGAGSDFASWIAHASHFVTTSVSEGFGLPFLEAIAHGKPLLGRDLPYLSEELAAHGIRHSSVYHRILIPEEWIDRPVLEAHLTTTLERNLRLYRRRMPSGHVSATMKELEQEGWLDFGNLPECLQQALIEKVVKSKSAPECSATCGGDATTLPPHLQVLAAVHRHPDHTAGSPDENTGRGLPLRLVPLTRWLAEVIAIRTPCASPDSLAPWSIENYQTRLTKLYQNLVAEPPSPVRHLSAEKILTAHLTPGSFHFLLSALEPRSRPPRYRAVVFDIYGTLLIAPAGGVKPDLLFDPVLREVLRQHGHEPPVSPSSELHAAVLRHHAAAGVDHPEIDLRVLWREILHLPAGSDTTSLVRALENAWHPASPMPGAEPFIRNLSARGLSLGLLSNAQSNTLADLGSMSLLFSPELTILSYQHHIAKPSPEIFQILAGRLAGRGISPEETLYIGNDPRHDIIPAAAAGFKTALFAGHPESLRDGACSPDITFDDWKELESRYFSRT; this is encoded by the coding sequence ATGCTCGCAGCCATCGTCCACTACCACCTTGATCCCGGCGGCGTCACCACCGTCATCCGTGGCGCGTCGGACGCTCTTTCGGCAGCAAACATTCCACATGTGATTCTCACAGGTGGACGGAGCGATCACCCGAGGCATGTCCGGGTATCCGGTCTTGAATACCTGTCGGAACCCGGTTGCCAAACGGCTTCCCACCTCACCGCAGACCTGCTCCGGGCTGCGACGCAGGCTCTCGGAGCCCCGCCGGATGTCTGGCATTTCCACAACCACTCGCTTGGAAAAAACGCGCTCCTTCCGGCGGTCATTGCACAGCTCGCCGCCGGAGGGGAAAGGATCATCCTGCAGATTCACGATCTCGCCGAACAAGGGCGGCCTGACAACTATCCGGTGATCGCCGACCGGTCGGACCTCTATCCGGTTTCCCCGTGCATCCGCTACGCATTCCTGAACCACCGCGACCTTGCGGTGTTCACCTCCGCCGGGCTGCCGCCTGAAAACGCGTCCCTGTTGCCGAACCCCGTGGCTGCCGGCGGAAAAAACCCGGACAGCGACAACAGCGGGCAGGCGCTTCTTTTCTCACCGGTCCGTGGCATCCGCCGGAAAAACCTGGGCGAGTTGGTCCTGCTCGCCGCGCTCGCTCCCGCAGGGACCCGTGTGGCGGTCAGTCGCGCCCCGGCCAATCCCATCGCCTTGCCCATACACGACACATGGCGGAAATTCGCGGAAAAGCACCGTTTGCCGATCGGTTTCGATGTTGTGGACCGTTTCACACCCGTAGCGGGAGCTGGCAGTGATTTCGCCTCATGGATCGCCCACGCGAGCCACTTCGTCACGACCTCCGTCAGCGAAGGCTTCGGGCTGCCCTTCTTGGAAGCCATTGCTCACGGCAAACCGCTGCTGGGACGTGATCTGCCTTATTTGTCGGAAGAACTGGCCGCCCACGGGATCCGCCATTCTTCTGTCTACCATCGCATCCTCATCCCGGAGGAATGGATCGATCGCCCGGTATTGGAAGCGCATCTGACAACAACACTGGAGAGGAATCTCCGGCTTTACCGCCGCCGCATGCCATCGGGTCATGTCTCCGCCACGATGAAGGAACTCGAACAGGAAGGCTGGCTGGATTTCGGCAACCTTCCGGAGTGTTTGCAGCAGGCGCTCATTGAGAAAGTGGTGAAAAGCAAAAGCGCTCCTGAATGTTCCGCCACCTGTGGCGGAGATGCTACCACCCTGCCGCCCCATCTCCAGGTTTTGGCAGCGGTCCATCGCCATCCGGACCACACCGCCGGGTCGCCGGATGAAAACACCGGGCGCGGACTGCCGCTGCGGCTTGTCCCCCTCACCAGGTGGCTCGCGGAAGTCATCGCGATCCGCACCCCATGCGCTTCACCGGATTCACTCGCACCGTGGTCGATTGAGAACTACCAAACCCGGCTGACCAAGCTTTATCAGAATCTCGTTGCGGAACCTCCCTCCCCTGTCCGCCACCTGTCCGCGGAAAAAATCCTCACCGCACACCTTACCCCCGGCTCGTTCCATTTCCTGCTCTCGGCGCTGGAACCAAGATCCCGCCCGCCCCGTTACCGGGCCGTGGTTTTCGACATCTACGGGACTCTGCTCATCGCCCCGGCCGGAGGAGTAAAGCCGGATCTCCTTTTCGATCCCGTGCTGCGTGAGGTGCTTCGCCAACATGGTCACGAGCCGCCCGTATCGCCCAGCAGCGAACTTCACGCGGCGGTCCTCCGTCATCATGCCGCCGCGGGCGTTGATCATCCTGAGATCGACCTCCGGGTCCTTTGGCGTGAAATCCTGCACCTTCCCGCCGGATCCGATACCACCTCTCTCGTGCGGGCCCTTGAGAACGCATGGCATCCCGCAAGCCCGATGCCCGGTGCGGAACCGTTCATCCGCAACCTGTCGGCCCGCGGACTTTCGCTGGGGCTGCTGTCCAACGCCCAATCAAACACCCTTGCCGACCTCGGCTCAATGTCCCTTCTCTTCTCGCCGGAACTCACGATTCTTTCCTACCAACACCACATCGCGAAGCCCTCTCCGGAAATTTTCCAAATCCTGGCCGGCCGGCTCGCCGGCCGCGGCATCTCCCCAGAAGAAACGCTCTACATCGGAAACGATCCCCGGCACGACATCATCCCGGCAGCAGCGGCGGGTTTCAAGACGGCGCTGTTTGCCGGACACCCGGAGTCCTTGCGGGACGGCGCATGCTCGCCGGACATCACGTTCGACGATTGGAAGGAACTGGAGTCCCGATATTTCAGCAGGACTTGA
- a CDS encoding DUF6922 domain-containing protein, with translation MNSLSNHLFRDVDRSAIDPEQHAAWLVKRVLEHGCWADWQWLVSHYGRPRLAAVVTSLRTLQPRAFEFCRAWFDLPPSSFRCSTSTPFP, from the coding sequence ATGAACTCACTATCAAACCATCTCTTCCGGGATGTGGACCGCTCCGCCATCGATCCCGAGCAACATGCCGCCTGGCTGGTGAAGCGGGTGCTGGAGCACGGGTGTTGGGCGGATTGGCAATGGCTCGTCTCCCATTACGGCAGGCCCCGCCTGGCCGCGGTGGTCACAAGTCTCCGCACTCTCCAACCGCGGGCCTTCGAATTCTGCCGCGCCTGGTTCGATCTCCCGCCATCTTCATTCCGATGCTCCACTTCGACGCCGTTTCCGTAG